A window of the Microtus pennsylvanicus isolate mMicPen1 chromosome 4, mMicPen1.hap1, whole genome shotgun sequence genome harbors these coding sequences:
- the Nxnl2 gene encoding nucleoredoxin-like protein 2, with protein sequence MVDVLSGRRLVTREGAVVEAEAALQNKVVALYFAAGRCAPSRDFTPLLCDFYTALVSEARRPAPFEVVFVSADGSPEEMLDFMRELHGAWLALPFHDPYRHELKKKYDITAIPKLVVIKPNGAIITSKGRKQIRERGLACFQNWVEAADVFQNFLG encoded by the exons ATGGTGGACGTGCTGAGCGGGCGGCGCCTGGTGACCCGCGAGGGCGCTGTGGTGGAGGCGGAGGCCGCGCTGCAGAACAAGGTGGTAGCCCTGTACTTTGCAGCGGGCCGATGCGCCCCCAGTCGCGACTTCACGCCGCTGCTCTGCGACTTCTACACCGCGCTGGTGAGCGAGGCACGGCGGCCTGCACCCTTCGAGGTGGTGTTCGTGTCAGCGGACGGCAGCCCCGAGGAGATGCTGGACTTCATGCGCGAGCTGCACGGCGCCTGGCTGGCACTGCCCTTCCACGACCCCTACAGGCA TGAACTGAAGAAGAAGTATGACATCACAGCCATCCCCAAGCTCGTGGTCATCAAACCCAATGGAGCCATCATCACCAGCAAAGGGCGGAAACAGATCCGGGAGCGCGGGTTAGCTTGCTTTCAGAACTGGGTGGAAGCAGCCGATGTTTTTCAGAACTTCTTGGGGTGA